One Spirochaeta africana DSM 8902 genomic window carries:
- a CDS encoding FlgD immunoglobulin-like domain containing protein translates to MKNILTGCTVAVFLLLLPGLTFAGGQQEDAALSIAFEDDARQFISPTGDGVQDTLELSPIAVRGEGQAIRSYELTVYGTTGELDGQAVYRQAELETRERGFFGRVFNVGEVPSLELPSQLVWDGSFLVGDERDGSIVPDGDYLYQLRITDAEGRSFTTPPARVTVDTEAPVIESVEPGFTLFAPTGDGRRDELVITQRGSREYIWRGVFADSDGEPVREFEQINTSSRLVNDQEPPEITWDGSDADGTPVPDGVYSYTLIGLDRAGNRTERQIEEITIDREAEFLALAAEYEVFAPGTGGERDQLPLMPQVFEPEGIERWQLEVRNDEDALVRRLSGEMPLPEQILFDGRGSLSRPEAASPPVLPDGAYTAQLVVLHQDGYQERSDAVSFEIDTTPPQASVEPLRRVFNPEADDERAQLQFSQTSSVEETTWTGRILDRSGTTVRTFEWENQAEDFAWDGLTDDDQQAPDGMYSYRIEATDLAGNTGSTEVSGLRLDTISDGARVYFSPEAISPQEVFEDKIADDAEPAADPDANPDADDSELEDGAAVQVGIEIENRDDIQSWALEFQHLERGETARITGEGSVPESVVWDGRLDDGRIIDGEYLVRFVLQYPDQVEVAPTAEDYLIVDTRGPELTLEVSPEEFSPDPDMEDTEITVSLLVSDRWSDVEYWSVEILDPQGNRFQYWEGSGDAEETIVWDARDENGELVLSAVEYVVILRARDSLGNESMQTRAISTDVMVIRDGDILRINIPSIVFEPFADDLFERENRTLLENIRILQRLSDILKSYPDHAVQIGGHAVSILYYDEDLARREQEQTLLPLSRRRAREVRKALGILGVELERMTARGFGGAEPVVPHSDTENRWKNRRVEVIMTPNQ, encoded by the coding sequence ATGAAAAATATACTTACTGGATGCACTGTTGCAGTTTTTCTGCTGCTTTTGCCGGGACTGACGTTTGCCGGCGGACAGCAGGAGGATGCAGCGCTATCTATTGCTTTCGAGGATGATGCCCGGCAATTCATCTCGCCAACCGGGGATGGAGTCCAGGATACCCTGGAGCTTTCGCCAATCGCGGTACGCGGGGAGGGGCAGGCTATCCGCAGTTACGAGCTGACGGTCTACGGTACGACCGGCGAGCTTGATGGCCAGGCTGTCTATCGACAGGCAGAGCTGGAAACCCGTGAGCGCGGATTCTTTGGCCGTGTGTTCAATGTGGGTGAGGTGCCCAGCCTTGAACTGCCGTCACAGCTGGTCTGGGATGGCAGCTTTCTGGTCGGTGATGAGCGTGACGGCAGCATAGTGCCGGACGGTGATTACCTGTATCAGCTGCGGATCACCGATGCCGAGGGGCGCAGTTTTACCACCCCGCCTGCCCGGGTAACGGTAGATACAGAGGCGCCGGTTATCGAGTCGGTCGAGCCCGGGTTTACCCTGTTTGCCCCCACCGGGGACGGTCGGCGCGACGAGTTGGTGATTACCCAGCGCGGCTCGCGTGAGTATATCTGGCGCGGGGTTTTTGCCGACAGTGACGGCGAGCCGGTGCGGGAGTTCGAGCAGATCAATACCAGCAGCCGACTGGTAAACGATCAGGAACCGCCGGAAATAACCTGGGACGGCAGTGATGCCGACGGCACCCCGGTGCCCGACGGCGTCTACAGCTATACCCTGATCGGTCTGGATCGCGCCGGCAACCGTACCGAGCGTCAGATCGAGGAGATCACGATCGATCGTGAGGCGGAGTTTCTGGCTTTGGCTGCCGAGTACGAGGTGTTTGCACCGGGCACCGGCGGCGAACGGGATCAGCTGCCGCTGATGCCGCAGGTGTTCGAGCCGGAAGGCATTGAGCGGTGGCAGCTCGAGGTCCGCAACGATGAGGATGCCCTGGTCCGGCGTCTGTCCGGCGAGATGCCGCTGCCCGAGCAGATTCTGTTTGATGGTCGCGGCAGCCTGTCACGGCCGGAGGCTGCCAGCCCGCCGGTACTGCCGGATGGCGCCTATACTGCGCAACTGGTGGTGCTGCATCAGGACGGGTACCAGGAGCGCTCGGATGCCGTGAGCTTCGAAATCGACACCACCCCGCCACAGGCATCGGTCGAACCGCTGCGCCGGGTGTTCAATCCGGAGGCCGATGACGAACGTGCCCAGCTGCAGTTCTCGCAGACATCCTCGGTAGAGGAAACGACCTGGACCGGCCGGATTCTTGATCGAAGCGGGACGACGGTGAGAACCTTCGAGTGGGAGAATCAGGCCGAGGATTTTGCCTGGGACGGCCTGACCGACGATGATCAGCAGGCACCGGACGGGATGTACAGCTACCGGATAGAGGCAACCGACCTTGCCGGCAACACCGGCTCGACCGAGGTCTCGGGGCTGCGCCTGGACACTATCTCGGACGGCGCGCGGGTGTATTTTTCTCCGGAGGCCATCAGTCCGCAGGAGGTTTTCGAGGACAAGATTGCCGACGATGCCGAGCCAGCTGCCGACCCGGACGCCAATCCGGATGCCGACGACAGCGAGCTGGAGGACGGCGCAGCGGTCCAGGTCGGGATCGAGATCGAAAACCGTGATGATATCCAGTCCTGGGCCCTGGAGTTCCAGCATCTGGAGCGCGGTGAGACGGCGCGTATAACCGGCGAGGGCAGTGTGCCCGAGAGTGTGGTATGGGATGGCCGCCTGGATGACGGCCGCATTATAGACGGTGAGTACCTGGTCCGGTTTGTACTGCAGTATCCCGATCAGGTCGAGGTTGCGCCGACAGCCGAGGACTATCTTATTGTAGACACCCGCGGTCCCGAGCTTACCCTGGAGGTCAGCCCCGAGGAGTTCTCGCCGGATCCCGATATGGAGGATACCGAGATCACGGTGTCGCTGCTGGTGTCTGACCGGTGGAGCGATGTCGAGTACTGGAGTGTCGAGATCCTGGATCCGCAGGGCAACCGCTTTCAGTATTGGGAGGGCTCCGGCGATGCCGAAGAGACCATCGTCTGGGATGCCCGGGACGAAAACGGCGAGCTTGTCCTGTCGGCGGTGGAGTATGTAGTTATCCTGCGTGCCCGCGACAGCCTGGGGAATGAATCGATGCAGACCCGTGCGATCAGCACCGATGTGATGGTAATCCGCGACGGCGATATCCTGCGGATCAATATCCCGAGCATCGTGTTTGAACCCTTTGCTGATGATCTGTTCGAGCGGGAGAACCGTACGCTGCTGGAAAACATCCGAATCCTGCAGCGGCTGTCGGACATCCTCAAGTCCTACCCGGACCATGCCGTGCAGATTGGCGGGCATGCGGTGAGCATCCTGTACTACGACGAGGATCTGGCGCGGCGGGAGCAGGAACAGACCCTGCTGCCCCTGAGCCGCCGCCGGGCACGGGAGGTACGCAAGGCCCTGGGGATCCTTGGCGTCGAGCTTGAGCGTATGACCGCCCGCGGGTTTGGCGGGGCCGAACCGGTGGTGCCGCACAGCGATACCGAGAATCGCTGGAAGAACCGCCGGGTCGAGGTGATTATGACGCCGAACCAGTAA
- a CDS encoding esterase/lipase family protein: MKRIMHMLLAMLAVGFTGGCANDAQQTDIDRSQEQLANLQYPILLVDGLARRGDVGALATFDTALDHLQDLGAAVFMNSRDAFGSIESNAELLARDVDRVLQETGAEKLHIIAHSKGGLDSRYLISNLGYHDRIATLVTIATPHRGTAVADYIEDNLGEAEEVVARAVNWFAGLLGDVTPDAESAAHQLTTSYMQQFNRDVVNQPEVRYISYAAVIDSSYPNPIWARMARQLGETEGPNDGLVSVRSARWGEFRGVVNELYGVEQVSHRDVVGMNDIWNNMGFPHLRFITDVVLELER; this comes from the coding sequence ATGAAGCGAATAATGCATATGCTGCTGGCGATGCTGGCGGTTGGTTTTACTGGCGGCTGCGCCAATGATGCACAGCAGACCGACATCGACCGCTCGCAGGAGCAGCTTGCCAATCTGCAGTACCCGATACTGCTGGTGGATGGATTGGCGCGGCGTGGTGATGTAGGGGCACTGGCCACCTTCGATACAGCCCTGGATCATCTGCAGGATCTGGGCGCTGCGGTGTTCATGAACTCCCGGGATGCATTTGGCTCTATCGAAAGCAATGCCGAACTGCTTGCCAGGGATGTCGACCGGGTACTGCAGGAAACCGGTGCCGAAAAGCTGCACATTATTGCCCATTCCAAGGGCGGGCTTGATTCCCGCTATCTGATCAGCAATCTCGGTTATCATGACCGGATCGCCACCCTGGTGACAATTGCTACCCCTCATCGGGGTACGGCGGTAGCCGATTACATCGAAGACAATCTGGGAGAAGCCGAAGAGGTGGTTGCCCGTGCCGTTAACTGGTTTGCCGGTCTGCTGGGGGATGTTACCCCCGATGCCGAGTCGGCAGCCCATCAGCTCACCACCAGCTACATGCAGCAGTTCAACCGTGATGTGGTGAACCAGCCGGAGGTTCGCTACATCAGCTATGCTGCGGTTATCGACAGCAGCTATCCGAACCCGATCTGGGCGCGGATGGCCCGCCAGCTAGGCGAAACCGAGGGGCCGAATGACGGCCTGGTGTCGGTGCGTTCTGCTCGCTGGGGGGAGTTCCGCGGGGTAGTGAACGAACTCTACGGCGTGGAACAGGTGAGCCATCGGGATGTCGTGGGGATGAACGATATCTGGAACAATATGGGATTCCCGCATCTGCGGTTTATTACCGACGTGGTGCTGGAGCTGGAACGGTAA